Proteins encoded in a region of the Thermocaproicibacter melissae genome:
- a CDS encoding arsenate reductase ArsC — MIKVAFICVHNSCRSQIAEALGRHLASDTFESYSAGTETKPQINQDAVRLMKELYDIDMEKNQYPKLLDDIPPVDIVITMGCNVECPYLPCKHREDWGLDDPTGKSDEEFKKVISIIEARIIELKKKLT; from the coding sequence ATGATAAAAGTCGCTTTTATTTGCGTTCATAATTCTTGTCGCAGTCAAATTGCAGAGGCACTGGGACGGCATCTTGCTAGTGATACTTTTGAAAGCTATTCGGCAGGAACTGAAACGAAGCCACAGATCAATCAGGATGCCGTTCGTTTAATGAAAGAGCTTTATGATATAGATATGGAGAAAAACCAATATCCAAAGTTGCTTGATGATATCCCGCCGGTAGATATTGTTATTACAATGGGATGCAATGTGGAATGCCCTTACCTTCCCTGCAAGCATAGAGAGGATTGGGGACTGGATGATCCTACGGGTAAGAGTGATGAGGAATTTAAAAAAGTTATTTCAATAATTGAAGCCCGAATAATTGAATTGAAGAAGAAACTGACATAA
- a CDS encoding HAD family hydrolase: MRKAVIFDFDGLLVDTEIISYRVYKELLNPYGYEMTIQDYAQNYSGKTERNNVRNLISTYKLPWGLEEGMEKVLNKEKEILAEGVNLKKGAIDLLHFLKENGYKTAIATSSTKDRAVKILKDHCIYDLFDEFVFAEDITRSKPNPDVFLKAVEKLQVDIHDCFVLEDSESGIEASVNAGIPVICIPDIKKPDMNHQMKAAAVFDSLYDVIGFFQTRDNEI, encoded by the coding sequence ATGAGAAAAGCAGTCATATTTGATTTTGACGGTCTATTGGTTGATACCGAAATTATTTCCTATCGAGTGTATAAGGAATTGCTCAATCCATATGGTTATGAAATGACGATACAGGACTATGCTCAAAATTACAGTGGTAAAACAGAAAGAAACAATGTAAGGAATTTAATTAGCACCTATAAACTTCCATGGGGTCTGGAAGAAGGCATGGAGAAGGTGCTAAATAAAGAAAAGGAAATTCTTGCAGAAGGCGTCAATCTGAAAAAAGGGGCCATAGACTTACTGCATTTTCTGAAAGAGAATGGGTATAAGACTGCCATTGCAACATCAAGTACGAAGGACAGGGCTGTTAAAATTCTGAAAGACCATTGCATCTATGATTTGTTCGACGAGTTCGTTTTTGCGGAAGATATTACAAGAAGCAAACCGAATCCGGATGTGTTTTTGAAGGCTGTTGAAAAGCTCCAAGTAGACATTCATGACTGTTTTGTCCTAGAAGACAGCGAATCAGGCATCGAGGCATCGGTAAATGCAGGTATACCTGTTATTTGTATTCCAGACATCAAGAAACCGGATATGAACCATCAAATGAAAGCAGCCGCAGTATTTGACTCATTATACGATGTAATTGGATTTTTTCAGACCAGAGATAATGAGATCTAA
- a CDS encoding glycerol dehydrogenase, whose translation MAVMKLFRAPLKYVQGKGALYKFYDETKDLGSSYLFICSNSGYKNCKDKIEKSFEGTDCKLYFEIFGGISSNGEIDKMRKIVRDKNIQVVVGVGGGSAIDTAKATAYYEKRPVAIIPTVCATDAPCTGLSVIYNDDGTFNSYLFYPRNPEAVIVDSEIIANAPTKFLVAGMGDALGTYFEARACLRTDSPSLENGGVTLSSMALCELCYKTLLKCGYQAKLACEKHLVTPALEAIIEANTYLSGVGADNGGLAVAHSVYNGFTALLECEKTMHGSLVAFGTIAQLILENAPKEEIKEVMDFCYSVGLPVTLKEVGVTDVERVHIAAEKACAPGESIHNMAGDVTPDQLYDALLAADLLGQEYFK comes from the coding sequence ATGGCAGTTATGAAATTGTTCCGAGCACCGTTAAAGTATGTACAGGGAAAGGGCGCCTTGTATAAATTTTACGACGAGACAAAGGATCTGGGGTCGTCCTATCTGTTCATTTGCAGCAACAGCGGCTATAAAAACTGCAAGGACAAGATTGAAAAAAGCTTTGAAGGTACAGACTGCAAGCTGTATTTTGAAATTTTCGGCGGAATCAGCTCCAACGGCGAAATCGACAAAATGAGAAAAATCGTACGCGATAAAAACATTCAGGTCGTTGTCGGTGTCGGCGGCGGTTCGGCGATTGATACGGCCAAGGCAACTGCCTATTATGAAAAGCGTCCGGTTGCCATCATTCCTACCGTTTGCGCCACAGATGCTCCCTGCACCGGTCTTTCCGTAATCTATAACGATGACGGAACTTTTAATTCCTATTTGTTCTATCCGAGGAATCCGGAAGCTGTCATTGTCGACAGTGAAATCATTGCAAATGCACCGACTAAGTTTTTGGTGGCTGGAATGGGCGACGCGCTCGGAACTTATTTTGAAGCCAGAGCATGCTTAAGGACCGATTCCCCCAGCCTTGAAAACGGCGGAGTTACCCTCTCCTCCATGGCACTTTGCGAGCTGTGCTATAAAACGCTGCTAAAATGCGGATATCAGGCGAAGCTGGCTTGTGAAAAACATTTGGTGACGCCGGCACTGGAAGCCATCATTGAAGCAAATACCTACTTAAGCGGTGTCGGTGCCGATAACGGTGGTCTTGCTGTTGCACACTCCGTCTATAATGGATTTACGGCTTTGCTCGAATGTGAAAAGACCATGCACGGTTCTCTGGTAGCATTCGGCACAATCGCTCAGCTAATCCTTGAGAATGCTCCGAAGGAAGAAATCAAGGAAGTTATGGATTTCTGCTACAGCGTAGGTCTTCCGGTTACTTTGAAGGAAGTCGGAGTAACCGATGTGGAACGTGTCCACATTGCAGCGGAAAAGGCCTGTGCTCCGGGCGAATCCATTCATAATATGGCAGGAGACGTCACACCGGACCAGCTGTACGACGCATTGCTGGCAGCCGACTTGCTGGGACAGGAATATTTCAAATAA
- a CDS encoding GNAT family N-acetyltransferase, translated as MVMHTKRLVLRELTDDDFDSLYAVLGDSDIMRHYPYKLDETRVRNWIAKNKERYRVFGFGLWAVCLKETGEMIGDCGLTMQNINNFIRPEIGYHIRADMQHNGYAKEAASAVRDWAFQNTPFRVLYSYMKADNIASCATAQSIGMSLVEEYRDSENEMTKVYAITRDSQIDS; from the coding sequence ATGGTAATGCATACAAAACGACTGGTTCTGCGAGAGCTAACCGACGACGATTTTGATTCTTTATATGCTGTGCTAGGCGATTCTGATATCATGCGGCACTATCCATATAAGTTGGACGAAACCCGTGTCCGCAACTGGATTGCAAAAAACAAGGAGCGGTACCGGGTATTTGGATTCGGCTTATGGGCCGTTTGCCTAAAAGAAACAGGAGAAATGATTGGCGACTGTGGTCTTACCATGCAGAATATCAACAACTTCATTCGCCCTGAAATTGGATATCATATCCGCGCCGATATGCAGCACAATGGGTATGCGAAAGAAGCTGCATCCGCCGTCCGTGACTGGGCCTTCCAGAACACGCCGTTCCGTGTTTTATACTCCTACATGAAAGCGGATAATATCGCTTCCTGCGCAACTGCTCAATCCATTGGGATGTCTCTGGTCGAGGAATACCGTGACAGCGAAAATGAAATGACGAAGGTCTATGCTATAACAAGAGACAGCCAAATTGATTCATGA
- a CDS encoding glycosyltransferase, whose translation MDSACNDLFKDDYIFRMTDDTGMFQHSKYALPDPNHGYTTDDNARALIMALMLYERYGKEKYLDLVYRYATFLLSAQTRNGKFRNFMRYDRNWLEKEGSEDCFGRCLWALGFALSHPCTPKGVKESLSYIMQKAIPHVSALHFLRSKAYSILGLASLESDDAKRIVSETAESLCSQYDGCKDGEWKWFEDTVTYCNHVLPWSLIEAYKVTGKDKFLQTAEESLDFLSKVTFREGYFKPVGCNGWFVKGKTPAEFDEQPVEACEGVFTYLATYEATGSRSYLQKAKQCYEWYRGFNSKKTSLIDSESGGCYDGLKENGLNRNIGAESLVSYVMAFLKISSIAGEETN comes from the coding sequence ATGGATTCAGCTTGCAATGACTTATTCAAGGACGACTATATCTTCCGGATGACGGACGATACAGGAATGTTCCAGCATTCCAAATACGCCTTGCCCGATCCGAATCATGGTTATACCACAGATGACAACGCCAGGGCTTTGATTATGGCGCTGATGCTCTATGAACGATATGGAAAAGAGAAATATCTTGACCTTGTCTACCGCTATGCGACGTTCTTGCTGAGTGCGCAAACCCGTAACGGAAAGTTCCGCAACTTTATGCGGTACGATAGAAATTGGCTTGAGAAGGAAGGTTCCGAGGACTGCTTCGGGCGATGCCTGTGGGCTTTGGGATTTGCCCTTTCTCACCCGTGCACGCCCAAGGGCGTCAAGGAGAGCCTTTCCTACATAATGCAGAAGGCAATACCTCATGTGTCCGCTCTGCATTTTCTCCGCTCCAAAGCATATTCCATTCTCGGCCTTGCCAGCCTTGAAAGCGACGACGCAAAAAGAATCGTTTCGGAAACTGCTGAGTCCCTGTGCAGTCAATATGACGGGTGCAAGGACGGGGAATGGAAGTGGTTTGAGGACACGGTTACATACTGCAATCATGTGCTCCCTTGGTCTCTGATAGAGGCCTATAAGGTTACCGGGAAAGACAAATTTCTTCAGACAGCCGAGGAAAGCCTTGATTTTCTGAGCAAGGTAACCTTTAGAGAAGGGTACTTCAAGCCGGTCGGGTGCAACGGCTGGTTTGTAAAAGGGAAGACCCCGGCAGAATTTGATGAACAGCCGGTAGAGGCCTGCGAAGGGGTATTCACCTATTTGGCGACCTATGAGGCAACCGGCAGCCGCAGCTACCTGCAAAAGGCAAAACAATGCTATGAATGGTACCGAGGATTCAATTCCAAGAAAACAAGCCTTATTGATAGCGAATCAGGCGGCTGCTACGACGGACTTAAGGAAAACGGCTTAAACCGAAATATTGGGGCGGAAAGCCTTGTTTCTTATGTTATGGCTTTCTTGAAAATTTCCAGCATAGCGGGCGAGGAAACCAATTGA
- a CDS encoding glycosyltransferase family 4 protein, producing the protein MRNVAFLSTYPSRECGIATFTQDLVRELDKIKRLNQPKVIAVSDDNYTYSDRVIMELRQHDRQSYVSTAQAINHSDIDLLMIEHEYGIYGGESGEYILDLADNLEIPFITTLHTVLPNPTAKQKEILEHLGKKSTQVVTMAENTKPILQSVYNIDASKIKVIHHGVPSRAFESQDVLKAKHGLAGKSVVSTFGLLSPGKGLEYGIEAIAKVAKKHLDIVYLILGQTHPCVKKESGEAYREKLMNMVETLGIKDHVRFVDKYLTKDEIIYYLQLSDIYMTPYLGKDQAVSGTLAYAVGYGKAIVSTPYSYAKEMLAGGRGLLAEFCDADSLAKAIAYILENPKAKKEMEARTLKVGRTMMWENIAKQYADLFFNTFANINLADSMVI; encoded by the coding sequence ATGAGAAACGTGGCTTTTTTAAGCACTTATCCTTCAAGAGAATGTGGCATTGCAACCTTCACCCAAGACTTGGTACGGGAACTTGACAAGATAAAGCGATTGAATCAGCCCAAAGTAATCGCTGTAAGCGACGACAATTATACTTACAGTGACCGAGTCATTATGGAGCTCCGGCAGCACGACAGACAAAGCTATGTCAGCACAGCCCAAGCCATCAATCATTCGGATATCGACCTCCTTATGATCGAGCATGAGTACGGCATATACGGCGGAGAATCGGGGGAGTACATTCTGGACCTTGCAGATAACCTGGAGATTCCGTTTATTACCACGCTTCATACCGTGCTTCCGAACCCCACTGCAAAGCAGAAGGAAATTTTGGAGCATCTGGGCAAAAAGAGCACTCAGGTTGTTACGATGGCGGAGAATACAAAGCCCATTCTTCAAAGCGTCTATAACATCGACGCTTCAAAGATAAAAGTGATTCATCACGGAGTGCCGTCCAGGGCATTTGAATCACAAGATGTGCTGAAGGCAAAGCATGGCCTTGCAGGGAAAAGCGTTGTCAGTACCTTTGGACTGTTAAGCCCCGGAAAGGGTTTGGAATATGGAATCGAAGCCATTGCCAAGGTTGCAAAGAAGCATCTGGACATTGTTTACCTTATCCTCGGACAGACGCATCCTTGCGTCAAGAAAGAGTCCGGTGAAGCATACCGCGAAAAGCTGATGAACATGGTGGAAACCCTTGGCATCAAGGACCATGTGCGGTTCGTGGACAAATACCTTACCAAGGACGAAATCATTTATTATCTGCAGCTGTCGGATATTTACATGACGCCCTATCTTGGCAAGGATCAGGCGGTCAGTGGAACCTTGGCCTACGCTGTGGGATATGGCAAAGCAATTGTATCGACCCCCTACAGCTACGCCAAGGAGATGCTCGCAGGCGGCAGGGGACTTTTGGCGGAATTCTGCGATGCGGATTCGCTTGCGAAGGCGATTGCGTATATTCTTGAAAACCCCAAAGCCAAAAAAGAAATGGAAGCCAGAACGCTGAAAGTCGGCAGGACAATGATGTGGGAAAATATTGCAAAACAGTATGCAGACCTTTTTTTCAATACATTCGCTAATATCAATCTTGCAGACAGTATGGTGATATAA
- a CDS encoding NDP-sugar synthase — MKALFLAGGFGSRLRPITNYLPKPMVPVMGKPLLERNIERLKQYGVDEIVLSTCYKPKIIEKYFKDGKNFGVKISYITEDQPLGTAGAIKNAQKFFDDTFLVFNADILSDIDISDMIRFHKEKKAVATIAATQVEDTSAYGVIEYDENGYITAFKEKPKPEETTSNLINAGVYIFEPEVLNEIPAGRAVSVERETYPLLLQKGASMAVYNRCSYWLDLGTPAKYLQAHKDILAGLFHIGNCDFRRNPLYISKTAKISRGVKIMEPAYIGDHVQIDAHSVIGPGTVLCDHSSVGKEAQIVGSVVWDHVQVESGASVVNSVVMSNCTVNQNSRERNTILTGTLSQPIAAV; from the coding sequence ATGAAAGCATTATTTTTAGCAGGTGGATTTGGAAGCCGGTTAAGACCCATTACAAACTACTTGCCTAAACCAATGGTGCCGGTTATGGGCAAGCCTCTACTCGAACGAAATATTGAGAGATTAAAGCAGTATGGCGTGGATGAGATTGTTTTGAGCACATGCTACAAACCCAAAATCATTGAGAAATATTTTAAGGACGGTAAAAATTTCGGGGTAAAGATCAGCTATATTACGGAAGACCAGCCTTTGGGGACAGCAGGTGCAATTAAAAACGCACAGAAGTTCTTTGATGACACTTTTTTAGTGTTTAATGCAGATATCTTAAGCGATATTGATATTTCCGACATGATACGGTTCCATAAGGAGAAGAAGGCTGTGGCAACCATAGCGGCAACGCAGGTTGAGGATACTTCGGCCTATGGGGTCATCGAATATGACGAAAATGGCTACATTACCGCATTCAAGGAAAAGCCGAAACCCGAAGAAACCACTTCAAACCTGATTAATGCGGGAGTTTATATTTTTGAACCGGAGGTCTTAAATGAAATTCCTGCCGGAAGGGCGGTGTCCGTTGAACGGGAAACATATCCGCTCCTTCTGCAAAAGGGTGCCAGTATGGCGGTGTATAACCGCTGCTCCTATTGGCTGGATTTGGGTACTCCTGCAAAATATCTGCAGGCTCATAAAGATATTCTGGCTGGGTTATTCCATATTGGAAATTGCGATTTTCGCAGAAATCCACTCTATATCAGCAAAACGGCCAAAATCAGCCGCGGCGTAAAAATCATGGAGCCGGCTTACATCGGCGACCATGTGCAGATTGACGCCCATTCCGTCATAGGCCCCGGCACGGTTTTGTGCGATCATTCTTCCGTTGGCAAAGAGGCCCAGATTGTCGGAAGCGTGGTGTGGGACCATGTACAAGTCGAAAGCGGAGCTTCCGTTGTCAACTCGGTGGTTATGTCGAATTGCACCGTCAATCAAAACAGCAGAGAGCGCAATACCATTTTGACAGGAACCCTCAGCCAACCGATTGCGGCTGTATGA
- a CDS encoding NAD(P)H-dependent oxidoreductase, with product MKTVIVYNHPYKKSFCHALLESAKEGAIRAGQEVDVIDLDADKFNPVMSAEDLNGFVHHQMVDPQAKDYFRRIRDANHMVLIFPIWWELMPAMMKGFIDKVVFPGSFYDQSASGDMSTLLPNLKITLVTTMNTPAELYKNVYGDAIYKAVVKGTFEKLGIKDVKWVCFNMVKDSTAEKRKQWLEQIAQIVAER from the coding sequence ATGAAAACGGTTATCGTTTACAATCACCCGTACAAGAAGAGTTTCTGCCACGCTTTGCTGGAATCTGCAAAGGAAGGAGCAATCCGTGCGGGGCAAGAAGTCGATGTAATTGATCTTGACGCTGACAAATTTAATCCGGTCATGAGTGCGGAGGACCTCAACGGCTTTGTTCATCATCAAATGGTGGACCCGCAGGCGAAAGATTATTTCCGCAGAATCCGAGACGCGAATCACATGGTTCTCATCTTCCCAATTTGGTGGGAACTCATGCCGGCCATGATGAAAGGATTCATAGATAAGGTCGTTTTCCCCGGCAGTTTCTATGACCAGTCTGCCAGCGGTGACATGTCGACTCTTCTGCCGAACCTGAAGATTACATTAGTTACGACCATGAACACACCGGCAGAGTTATACAAGAACGTTTACGGAGATGCAATCTATAAGGCAGTTGTTAAGGGTACCTTTGAAAAATTAGGGATAAAGGATGTCAAATGGGTCTGCTTCAATATGGTCAAGGACAGCACAGCGGAGAAACGCAAACAATGGCTTGAACAAATCGCACAAATTGTTGCAGAGAGATAA
- a CDS encoding alpha-hydroxy acid oxidase has translation MEHSKPWDSDQITRDYFDSLLVEMRHIDSVIPSTKFELYGETFDTPIMTAALSHLGKIRENGMVEMAKGAHAANAVAWAGMGDEAEIAAITATGARTINIIKPYADNDYIFRRIEHAERCGVMALGMDVDHSFAANGQYDVVMGEKMKSKSLAEIKEFIKYSKVPFIIKGVLSEQDAYKALEAGAKGIVVSHHHGIMNYAVPPLYILPKITKVVNHRIPIIVDCGIVSGMDVFKALALGADAVCVGRAIMEPLKTDGAEGVKNQILKMTEELAGVMAKTCSKDLKSIDPSVIWQRNGW, from the coding sequence ATGGAACACAGCAAGCCATGGGATTCCGACCAGATAACAAGAGACTATTTTGACTCATTGCTCGTGGAAATGAGGCATATCGATTCGGTTATCCCTTCCACAAAGTTTGAATTATATGGGGAAACCTTTGATACGCCCATTATGACGGCAGCTCTGTCACATTTGGGTAAGATACGGGAAAACGGAATGGTGGAAATGGCCAAAGGTGCCCATGCGGCAAACGCTGTTGCCTGGGCAGGCATGGGAGACGAAGCGGAAATTGCGGCGATAACGGCTACCGGTGCCCGCACCATAAACATCATTAAGCCGTATGCCGACAACGACTATATTTTTCGGAGAATCGAACATGCGGAACGCTGCGGGGTCATGGCTCTTGGCATGGACGTAGACCATTCCTTTGCCGCAAACGGACAATATGACGTCGTTATGGGCGAGAAGATGAAATCGAAATCGCTCGCGGAGATAAAGGAATTTATTAAATATTCAAAAGTACCTTTCATTATCAAAGGTGTTCTGAGTGAGCAGGATGCCTATAAAGCCCTAGAAGCCGGAGCAAAGGGAATCGTTGTTTCCCATCATCACGGAATTATGAATTACGCCGTTCCTCCGCTGTACATCCTGCCGAAGATTACAAAAGTCGTCAATCACCGAATCCCCATCATTGTTGACTGCGGTATTGTGAGCGGAATGGATGTATTCAAAGCGCTTGCGCTGGGGGCTGACGCCGTTTGTGTCGGCAGAGCGATTATGGAGCCGCTCAAAACAGACGGCGCAGAAGGCGTAAAAAACCAGATCCTTAAGATGACGGAAGAACTGGCTGGAGTAATGGCAAAAACCTGCTCGAAAGACTTAAAGAGTATTGACCCATCCGTAATCTGGCAAAGAAACGGCTGGTAA
- a CDS encoding sugar phosphate isomerase/epimerase family protein has product MRIGGAIEKPYSNPEEWYQFVKELGYRAVLAPIDYRASKEEKQAYLKCAKEHDLVIGEVGVWKNVLALDDAERKAAMEYAKNQLALADELGANCCVNVPGSRGEIWDGGYRENYAEDTYALVVDSIREIIDSVKPTRTFYTVESLPWMVPDSPDQYLQLIHDVDRKAFAVHLDYVNMINCPKRYLFCDEFIEECFQKLGPYIKSIHGKDVIMENAYTTLIHETMPGKGIINYQKVARLCESLGPDTTLFVEHLPDFESYMQAASYVREQAALAGVKTD; this is encoded by the coding sequence TTGAGAATCGGCGGAGCAATTGAAAAGCCCTACAGCAACCCGGAAGAATGGTATCAATTCGTAAAGGAATTGGGATACCGGGCGGTTTTGGCGCCAATTGACTATCGTGCAAGCAAAGAAGAGAAGCAGGCTTACTTAAAATGCGCCAAGGAACACGACCTCGTCATTGGAGAAGTCGGCGTGTGGAAAAACGTTCTCGCCCTTGATGATGCGGAACGGAAGGCGGCGATGGAGTACGCCAAAAATCAGCTTGCACTGGCAGACGAACTGGGCGCAAACTGCTGTGTCAACGTACCGGGAAGCAGGGGTGAAATTTGGGACGGCGGTTATCGGGAAAATTACGCTGAGGACACTTATGCTTTGGTTGTTGATTCAATTCGGGAAATTATCGACAGCGTAAAGCCCACGAGAACCTTTTACACGGTTGAGAGTCTGCCCTGGATGGTACCCGACTCTCCGGACCAATACCTTCAATTGATACATGACGTCGACAGGAAAGCGTTTGCCGTACATTTGGACTATGTCAACATGATTAACTGCCCCAAACGTTATCTCTTCTGCGACGAATTCATTGAGGAATGCTTTCAGAAACTCGGACCTTACATTAAGAGCATCCACGGCAAAGACGTCATCATGGAGAATGCCTACACAACACTAATCCATGAAACCATGCCGGGGAAAGGAATCATAAATTATCAAAAGGTTGCAAGACTCTGCGAGTCATTGGGGCCGGATACAACATTATTTGTGGAACATCTGCCCGATTTTGAAAGCTACATGCAGGCGGCGTCTTATGTAAGGGAACAGGCCGCTTTAGCCGGCGTGAAAACAGACTAA
- a CDS encoding DUF1287 domain-containing protein has translation MKKKILIIIAVCVCVTSIILICLRFRPERIPNQYAGHIEQLHSSVDKDNDGIDDQVDILQGALSYVATKPKYQSKYYQTGYPNDGYGVCTDVVANALRSAGYDLMKLVQEDITSNPEDYHIDVPDANIDFRRVRNLKVYFAHTAIKLTTDTSEIEQWQGGDITCGRKFRLVRFHHRSDDTSAHARFHHYRRRMGQHG, from the coding sequence ATGAAAAAGAAGATACTGATTATAATTGCCGTATGTGTTTGCGTCACGAGTATCATTCTGATTTGCCTGCGCTTTCGTCCCGAACGGATACCGAATCAATATGCAGGGCATATTGAACAGCTGCATAGTTCCGTCGATAAAGACAACGACGGCATCGATGACCAAGTGGATATCCTGCAAGGCGCATTAAGCTATGTTGCCACAAAGCCAAAATATCAAAGCAAATATTATCAAACGGGTTACCCGAACGACGGATACGGCGTATGCACCGATGTGGTCGCAAACGCCTTACGCAGCGCCGGATATGACCTTATGAAACTGGTTCAGGAAGACATTACAAGCAATCCTGAGGATTATCACATCGATGTGCCGGACGCCAATATTGATTTCCGGCGGGTAAGAAACCTGAAAGTATATTTCGCGCATACAGCCATCAAGCTCACAACGGATACTTCCGAGATTGAGCAGTGGCAGGGCGGGGACATTACTTGCGGAAGAAAATTTCGACTTGTTCGATTTCATCATCGTTCCGACGACACATCTGCACATGCGCGGTTTCACCATTACCGACGAAGAATGGGACAGCATGGATAA
- a CDS encoding GntR family transcriptional regulator, whose amino-acid sequence MEIIISSNTSKPIYEQITSQIKAMIMSGELKPGDPIPSMRALAKSIHVSVITVQKAYEDLQRDGFIETTIGRGSFVSALKKDFYQEEQQRLAEEHLEKAADIARTSGISLEKLIELLTMFYQEVD is encoded by the coding sequence GTGGAAATCATCATAAGCAGCAACACAAGCAAGCCGATCTATGAGCAGATAACCTCACAGATAAAAGCCATGATAATGAGCGGCGAACTAAAACCCGGCGACCCCATCCCCTCAATGCGGGCGCTGGCAAAGTCCATTCATGTAAGCGTCATCACCGTTCAAAAAGCGTATGAAGATTTGCAGCGCGACGGCTTTATTGAAACGACAATCGGCCGCGGCAGCTTTGTTTCGGCACTGAAGAAAGACTTTTATCAGGAAGAACAGCAGCGATTGGCGGAAGAGCATTTAGAGAAAGCCGCCGATATTGCACGGACAAGTGGAATATCGCTGGAAAAGCTGATTGAACTATTAACGATGTTTTATCAAGAGGTGGATTAA
- a CDS encoding ABC transporter ATP-binding protein, with protein MEAILQVENLTKQYPGFKLDHVSFSVPKGTIMGLIGENGAGKSTTINAILDLIHKDGGKVTFWGKQLSSSKQLKEDIGVVFDGINFYETLTPANVGKIFKAAYQQWDDRLYENYLERFQIPSGKEIKALSKGMKMKLCIAAALSHKPKLLILDEATSGLDPVMRDDILDVFLEFVQDENHSILMSSHISTDLEKVADYITFIHHGKLLFCKTKDELRYNYGIIRCNTDLFDQIDKGDILTYRKDDYQWNVLVADKETARRKYKTAVVDDATIDDIMLLYVKGEQPK; from the coding sequence TTGGAGGCCATTTTACAGGTAGAAAACCTAACGAAGCAATACCCCGGTTTTAAGTTGGACCATGTTTCCTTTTCTGTTCCCAAAGGTACCATCATGGGGCTGATTGGCGAGAACGGTGCCGGAAAAAGCACGACCATCAACGCGATTCTCGACTTGATTCATAAAGACGGCGGCAAAGTTACCTTCTGGGGGAAGCAATTATCCTCATCGAAACAGTTAAAAGAGGACATCGGCGTTGTATTTGACGGAATCAATTTCTACGAAACACTGACTCCCGCCAACGTCGGGAAAATTTTCAAGGCTGCCTATCAGCAGTGGGACGACCGCCTGTACGAAAACTATCTGGAACGCTTCCAGATTCCGAGCGGCAAAGAAATCAAGGCGCTTTCCAAAGGGATGAAAATGAAGCTGTGCATCGCCGCAGCACTTTCCCACAAGCCCAAACTGCTGATTTTGGACGAAGCCACCAGTGGTCTTGACCCCGTGATGCGCGACGACATTCTCGACGTCTTTCTGGAATTTGTGCAGGACGAAAATCACTCCATTTTAATGTCCTCTCATATTTCCACCGACTTAGAGAAAGTCGCGGATTATATTACCTTTATCCATCATGGCAAACTCCTCTTTTGCAAAACAAAAGACGAACTGCGATACAATTATGGCATCATTCGCTGCAACACAGACCTTTTCGACCAGATTGATAAAGGCGATATCCTCACCTACCGCAAAGACGACTATCAATGGAATGTGCTCGTCGCTGATAAGGAAACTGCCAGACGGAAATACAAAACCGCTGTCGTGGATGATGCAACCATTGACGATATTATGCTTCTGTATGTGAAAGGAGAGCAGCCCAAATGA